One region of Podospora bellae-mahoneyi strain CBS 112042 chromosome 1 map unlocalized CBS112042p_1.2, whole genome shotgun sequence genomic DNA includes:
- a CDS encoding uncharacterized protein (EggNog:ENOG503NZ1F; COG:S), whose amino-acid sequence MFALKLSTIAVWVVSASVVASQPRWSSDYVNVTLCQWREPRVAAIRDRLFLDGGNRWWRPGLSNGEYAIPGQDDNPLGITYTLNFSKPFDTKDNITALFVPIYALGGAAVNNIAPNFASGGLLYNDYQYFGYGGMTFRSAAYAEPLGTAVRGYRAFTSQVPDFIPGPVEDNLNGNVTRFVAYGGAASAPSENLAWYFSGLRSPTGGLIYDVERGGTNETTLPSQVSDTLVTLSLEKEQRPDWTNKKLPKDIPGRAGAELVWVPVGTKGILVALGGVVDPSFIRINGRSSDPDNNKEKSREFMSTIDIYDVAGDRWYRQKTSDGPEALSRGCAVVAPAQDGTSFNIYYYGGYAALEQKSGYSDAVWVLSLPSFTWTKLTEGTGPGRAAHKCIKPYPDQMMVIGGHPPLDATNTVPCLQEPIRIYNLSSGTWVNRYDPAIWSNYTVPQGIRDTIGGSPTGDAELTKPNPSFVSTALASVFATRYDNTKINAYYPYAREAQVNNTNPIVPPVNSEETQGGGTPSWLGPVVGVVVGLVVLTLIGVGVFLWRRRKYLGPDAETKSEARTENTRTRVMNWIPRPGPGPGPASPPQEPEDVKPHFAAGATEYYGGSVTDVDSVGAPTPFSISEMMNTEIRRPVELPDNSGPAELYNNPASPSVNTPYTSYDESPAVGRGSVNKGSSYLNNTHHVDHASNISSLGSTPPPPPQQPATIPEHYGTSFYRPDSDALGNPPVTTPTSGHPTNGTSSTLRNQVLSGISNLSDRDRSHLRQISDTTVSSITSGHQPGAGRHGQILSHSGFPERLVESPGVVSPPTAGPMGESPDYLSARPLPGQAQQWQAQQAQAANSPLRKSVFTESKEDMKDPNGGSGPSRI is encoded by the exons ATGTTTGCGTTGAAGCTTTCAACAATCGCTGTGTGGGTGGTGTCTGCGTCAGTTGTCGCCAGTCAGCCAAGGTGGTCTTCTGACTACGTCAACGTAACTCTCTGCCAGTGGAGGGAACCTCGAG TTGCGGCCATACGAGACAGGCTGTTTCTGGATGGAGGCAATCGTTGGTGGCGCCCAGGGCTCTCGAATGGGGAATATGCGATTCCTGGCCAGGATG ACAACCCACTGGGGATTACATACACGTTGAACTTCAGCAAGCCTTTCGACACCAAAGACAATATTACTGCCCTGTTCGTACCAATCTACGCCTTGGGGGGTGCGGCCGTGAACAATATCGCCCCGAATTTTGCCAGCGGTGGGCTCCTGTACAACGATTACCAGTACTTTGGTTATGGCGGTATGACTTTCAGGTCAGCCGCGTATGCGGAGCCGTTGGGTACAGCTGTGCGCGGATACCGGGCCTTTACTTCACAGGTGCCTGATTTTATCCCTGGACCCGTGGAAGATAACCTCAATGGCAACGTTACACGATTTGTTGCGTATGGCGGAGCGGCTAGCGCCCCCTCTGAGAACCTCGCCTGGTACTTTTCTGGGTTGCGCTCGCCGACCGGCGGACTCATCTACGATGTCGAAAGGGGCGGGACAAACGAGACCACTCTGCCCTCGCAAGTGTCTGACACATTGGTCACCCTGAGCTTGGAGAAAGAGCAAAGACCAGATTGGACGAACAAGAAACTGCCCAAGGATATCCCGGGACGCGCCGGCGCGGAATTGGTATGGGTTCCTGTTGGCACCAAAGGTATTCTGGTCGCACTGGGGGGCGTTGTAGACCCGTCTTTCATCAGAATAAACGGTAGATCGAGCGACCCGGACAACAAT aaagagaaaagtcGGGAGTTCATGTCAACTATCGATATCTACGATGTGGCAGGGGACAGATGGTATCGACAAAAGACGAGCGATGGCCCAGAAGCCCTCAGCAGAGGGTGTGCTGTAGTCGCCCCCGCTCAGGATGGTACAAGCTTCAACATCTACTATTATGGCGGTTACGCTGCGCTCGAGCAGAAGTCAGGCTACTCAGATGCCGTCTGGGTATTGTCGCTTCCCTCCTTCACGTGGACCAAACTCACAGAAGGCACCGGTCCTGGGCGCGCCGCGCACAAGTGTATAAAGCCATACCCTGATCAGATGATGGTGATTGGAGGTCACCCCCCGCTGGACGCCACCAATACTGTTCCATGCCTTCAGGAGCCGATCCGGATCTACAATTTGTCTTCCGGGACGTGGGTAAATCGCTACGATCCAGCGATCTGGAGCAATTATACCGTCCCTCAGGGTATTCGCGACACGATTGGGGGTTCCCCCACAGGCGACGCCGAGTTGACGAAGCCGAACCCCTCCTTTGTGAGCACCGCACTTGCCAGTGTGTTCGCTACGAGAtacgacaacaccaagatcaaTGCCTACTACCCGTATGCGCGTGAAGCCCaggtcaacaacaccaatccGATTGTTCCCCCGGTAAACTCCGAAGAAACGCAAGGTGGTGGAACCCCATCCTGGCTTGGTCCTGTGGTGGGAGTTGTGGTAGGGCTTGTCGTCCTCACGCTGATTGGTGTCGGAGTGTTCTTGTGGCGACGCCGAAAATACCTGGGTCCAGATGCCGAGACCAAGAGTGAGGCTAGAACTGAGAATACCCGAACGCGGGTGATGAATTGGATTCCTCGTCCAGGTCCAGGCCCAGGTCCTGCATCACCACCTCAAGAACCGGAGGATGTCAAGCCGCATTTCGCAGCTGGTGCAACTGAGTACTACGGCGGTAGCGTCACGGATGTGGATAGTGTTGGGGCCCCGACGCCGTTCTCTATCTCTGAGATGATGAACACCGAAATCCGACGTCCGGTAGAGCTTCCGGATAACTCTGGCCCCGCTGAACTCTACAACAATCCGGCATCGCCGAGCGTGAACACCCCCTACACTTCCTACGATGAAAGCCCCGCGGTTGGCCGTGGCTCGGTCAATAAAGGCTCTTCGTACCTAAACAACACTCACCATGTTGACCACGCAAGCAACATCTCATCTCTTGGctccactcctcctcctcccccacagcaACCGGCTACAATTCCAGAACATTATGGCACCTCCTTCTACCGCCCAGACTCGGACGCACTCGGGAACCCACCAGTCACCACGCCCACATCCGGTCACCCAACCAACGGAACCAGTAGTACCCTCCGCAACCAAGTTCTGTCGGGCATTTCCAACTTGAGTGATCGTGACCGGTCCCATCTTCGGCAGATTAGCGACACCACAGTCAGCTCGATCACGTCCGGTCATCAACCAGGTGCAGGACGGCACGGGCAGATTCTCAGCCACTCTGGCTTCCCAgagaggttggtggagagcCCAGGGGTGGTGTCGCCTCCAACTGCCGGGCCTATGGGTGAGAGCCCGGATTACCTCAGTGCGAGGCCACTGCCAGGACAGGCGCAGCAATGGCAAGCACAGCAAGCGCAAGCGGCGAACAGCCCGCTCAGGAAGAGCGTATTCACGGAGAGCAAGGAGGACATGAAGGATCCGAATGGCGGTTCTGGCCCAAGTAGGATATAA
- a CDS encoding uncharacterized protein (EggNog:ENOG503P2KD), with protein MLLTRLVQSLGALALAQVVLGDANQVYRRTNETTDELDSGAAVGLEDEQTYHVDTECPHHCKEKIYITVTLPASTVTLPASTVTLPATTVTEKTTQTETVYTTQTNEVSVSVPVSVTVIKGTTEYITTTQLSTITTLVPVPTTIKVCNTKSPYLCSTKTTTELVPTTTTRTIKKTVPTTVTKVKVITKWKEVTTTKTKTSTYTTKKTIPITVIDSTTLYSTKTETLKTTLTTVETTSVPTTLTQKETQTQTQTVKTTETVPTTILQTSTVVSLVTLTTSFPVTVTDSTTLWSTQTTVFTTTSLSTFTTVSTMTTVHAVTATVTQLTTTTVSVCAAPTNTGIYKRSALDVRSKKHPRALRTWGCEPGFVCNQPKPDGCNLWAEAPGLDFECHPDWCVPAPYIPRVVWKKNETGYFPPVEGYFNLNPEDFGLSYGVFELQPVVVLKADGRLATSYTGDWASQATITERTRPTAVPNSGARFVKRQRPGSDVVPATCFNLCDSAYLEAQRVGRDPDLCAPGSVFLDILDECKVCIADNTDDTKYEEIERVYLEPNFRPWLDYCDTLPGVPITTTTSGEPQVTDTATVSTDTGLPPNTSTGFDDITTSTTTTSSEETSTPTSTPTSTDETTSTTTDSSTETTLTETTSTTSESTSSTETLSSETTSSPSTETTTESPTTETTEVPTSGGSESTSSPDVTTSTDAPSTSEDGPSTTTTTSPSIASSTTPPTSSSSSSSSSSSSSTSSSGSDDSSSTFPNTTDDLLTFTASTFSTGTLPGETSGGGGDGDVVPTDTPTTITTTIAGTGGLTPTLPTGPVVTAAAGRMANVPSLGGLGSILAGILFAAMLL; from the exons ATGCTTCTCACGAGGCTTGTGCAGAGCTTAGGGGCTTTAGCCCTAGCTCAGGTTGTACTCGGTGATGCTAACCAGGTGTATAGGAGAACGAACGAAACCACGGACGAACTCGATTCTGGAGCTGCTGTCGGACTAGAAGACGAACAAACCTACCACGTGGACACTGAATGCCCTCATCACTGCAAAGAGAAGATCTACATTACCGTCAC ACTGCCTGCCAGCACTGTCACTCTGCCTGCAAGCACTGTCACTCTGCCTGCTACCACTGTGACTGAGAAGACGACGCAGACAGAGACGGTGTATACAACTCAAACCAACGAAGTCAGCGTTTCTGTGCCGGTCAGTGTTACTGTTATCAAGGG GACAACTGAGTACATCACGACCACACAGTTGTCAACTATTACAACT CTCGTGCCTGTGCCCACTACAATCAAGGTCTGCAACACCAAGTCGCCATATTTGTGCTCCACCAAGACCACAACTGAGTTGGtgcccacaacaacaacccgaACCATCAAGAAAACAGTTCCCACAACAGTCACCAAAGTCAAGGTGATCACTAAGTGGAAAGAAGTTActaccaccaaaaccaagaCTTCAACATACACTACCAAGAAAACGATCCCCATCACTGTCATTGATAGTACGACGCTGTACTCAACCAAGACCGAGACCTTGAAAACAACTCTTACCACGGTAGAGACAACAAGCGTTCCAACAACCTTGACGCAGAAGGAGACACAAACCCAGACCCAAACAGTGAAAACAACTGAAACGGTCCCAACAACCATCCTTCAGACGAGCACAGTCGTGTCTCTAGTGACGTTGACAACCTCGTTCCCGGTCACAGTAACTGACAGCACAACTCTCTGGTCCACACAAACCACCGTCTTCACCACTACCAGCCTCAGCACTTTCACCACCGTCAGCACCATGACAACAGTCCATGCAGTCACAGCGACTGTCACGCAGTTGACAACCACAACTGTGTCGGTATGTGCTGCTCCGACAAACACTGGTATCTACAAGCGCTCCGCGCTCGACGTGAGGTCGAAGAAGCACCCCAGGGCTCTCCGGACATGGGGCTGTGAGCCCGGATTCGTCTGCAATCAGCCTAAGCCTGACGGCTGCAATCTTTGGGCTGAAGCGCCCGGTTTGGACTTTGAGTGTCACCCTGACTGGTGTGTCCCTGCTCCATACATCCCTCGCGTCGTCTGGAAGAAGAACGAAACTGGCTACTTCCCGCCTGTTGAGGGAtacttcaacctcaaccccgaGGACTTTGGCTTGAGCTATGGCGTTTTCGAACTTCAGCCTGTCGTTGTTTTGAAGGCAGATGGCAGATTAGCAACCAGCTATACTGGCGACTGGGCTTCTCAAGCTACCATCACTGAACGCACAAGACCAACAGCTGTGCCAAACTCGGGGGCACGCTTTGTCAAAAGGCAACGGCCAGGCTCAGATGTGGTTCCAGCCACCTGTTTCAACCTTTGTGATAGTGCTTATCTGGAAGCTCAACGTGTCGGTAGGGATCCAGACCTTTGCGCACCGGGTTCGGTTTTCTTGGATATTTTGGACGAGTGCAAGGTGTGCATTGCAGACAACACCGATGACACCAAGTATGAAGAGATAGAGAGGGTCTATCTCGAGCCAAACTTCCGACCATGGCTCGACTACTGCGACACTTTGCCTGGAgtgcccatcaccaccaccacaagcgGTGAGCCACAGGTGACCGACACAGCGACTGTCTCAACAGACACTGGCCTGCcacccaacaccagcacTGGTTTTGATGATATCACCACTTCTACTACCACGACGTCAAGTGAGGAAACCTCAACACCCACTTCTACTCCGACGTCCACCGATGAGACGACGTCGACCACAACCGACAGCAGCACAGAAACCACACTCACCGAGACAACATCCACAACTTCCGAGtccaccagctccaccgAAACTCTCAGCTCCGAGACCACCAGCTCTCCCAGTACCGAGACGACGACAGAGTCTCCCACCACGGAGACCACCGAAGTCCCCACGTCGGGTGGCTCAGAGAGTACGTCGTCTCCCGATGTTACGACTAGTACGGACGCTCCGTCCACCTCGGAGGACGGCCCGTCCACTACTACAACTACGTCTCCATCTATTGCTTCATCCACCACTCCacccacttcctcctcctcctcctcctcctcctcctcctcctcctccacatcttCATCCGGTTCGGACGATTCCAGTTCGACATTCCCTAACACCACAGATGACTTACTTACATTCACAGCTTCCACTTTCTCTACAGGTACACTCCCCGGCGAGACcagcggtggcggcggtgacggtgatgtCGTACCCACAgacacccccaccaccatcaccaccaccatcgccggcACCGGCGGTCTAACGCCCACACTACCCACCGGCCCGGTCGTCACCGCGGCTGCGGGCAGGATGGCCAACGTCCCCTCCCTGGGAGGACTTGGTAGCATCCTAGCCGGGATTTTGTTTGCTGCCATGTTGCTctga
- a CDS encoding uncharacterized protein (EggNog:ENOG503P0FN; COG:S) — translation MSSPLTVGVAGITGKFGRLIASKLLANPSTTVRGYGRNLSKLPSPLTTSARVQLFQGEAFDTTTLKRFVTGCDVVICAYLGDDNLMIEGQQTLIDACEESGTVTRYVASDWSLDYTKLKLGELFPKDPMIKIKGYLDEKAAGGGRVKGVHVLIGGFMDAILSQFYGIWHPETKSIRFWGEGTEVWEGTSYENAAEFTAAVVADREAVGVKRFLGDRKTLNEIVELFEKVYGFKPALERQGSLEELKVLMHKTRAENPAGFFAYMRMFYQYYWLNGQTLVGPETDNGKYREIKAESWEDFLRKRSPEELAQAMYALAQ, via the exons atgTCTTCCCCTTTAACAGTAGGAGTCGCAGGCATAACCGGCAAATTCGGCCGCCTCATCGCCTCCAAGCTTCTTGCCAACCCCTCTACCACCGTCCGCGGTTATGGCCGCAacctctccaagctcccctcccccctcaccacctccgctCGCGTCCAGCTCTTCCAAGGCGAGGCGTTTGACACCACAACTCTCAAACGCTTCGTCACAGGCTGCGACGTCGTCATCTGCGCCTACTTGGGTGACGATAACCTCATGATCGAAGGGCAACAAACCCTCATCGACGCCTGTGAGGAGTCTGGTACTGTCACCCGCTATGTGGCGAGTGATTGGTCGTTGGATtacaccaagctcaagctggGGGAGCTGTTTCCCAAGGACCCGATGATCAAGATCAAGGGGTACCTGGACGAGAAGGCTGCCGGAGGGGGCAGAGTCAAAGGGGTGCACGTGCTTATCGGGGGGTTTATGGACGCCATCTTGAGCCAGTTTTATGGGATTTGGCACCCGGAAACCAAAAGTATCAggttttggggggaagggacggaggtgtgggaggggacGAGTTATGAGAATGCTGCTGAGTTTAcggctgctgtggtggcggatcgggaggcggtgggggtgaaGAGAT TCCTCGGTGATCGCAAGACGCTTAACGAGATCGTTGAGCTGTTTGAGAAGGTGTACGGGTTCAAGCCTGCGCTGGAGAGGCAGGGCTcgctggaggagctcaaggttTTGATGCACAAGACTAGGGCGGAGAACCCAGCTGGTTTCTTTGCCTACATGAGGAT GTTCTACCAGTACTACTGGCTCAACGGGCAGACATTGGTCGGCCCCGAGACCGACAATGGCAAGTACCGCGAGATCAAGGCTGAGAGTTGGGAGGATTTTTTGAGGAAGAGAAGCCCGGAGGAGCTCGCGCAGGCCATGTATGCTTTGGCCCAGTGA
- a CDS encoding uncharacterized protein (EggNog:ENOG503NXRK; COG:G; COG:M): MPPRTLLITGATGKQGSAVIDAFLSHPLSSSDPFTVLASLKENRSSTTPSKTTSVDRGGDEHSWNNPTDVPHFKSKWEVEHYLRKSATRTLGWTILRPVIFMDNLSPGFAGKVFMTLLRDTLGRDKPLQWIATRDIGFFAAEAFHNPEEWNKKAMVFERVTGKPVPTTWGLLGKGLKTGVKELGSMVEWFASEEYRADLRKVKEVNPGMVGLEEWLRKSPFVKGK, translated from the exons ATGCCTCCTcgcaccctcctcatcaccggcgcAACGGGCAAACAAGGCTCCGCCGTCATCGACGCCTTCCTCTCGCATCCCCTATCCTCCTCAGACCCCTTCACCGTTCTAGCA TCACTCAAGGAAAATCGTTCGTCGACCACGCCCTCAAAAACAAC CAGCGTCGACAGGGGCGGAGACGAACATTCTTGGAATAACCCAACAGATGTCCCTCATTTCAAAAGCAAATGGGAGGTTGAGCACTACTTGCGGAAGAGCGCGACCAGAACCCTGGGCTGGACGATTCTGAGACCGGTGATATTTATGGATAACCTCTCTCCCGGGTTTGCGGGCAAGGTGTTCATGACTTTGCTGAGGGATACTCTCGGGCGAGATAAGCCGCTGCAGTGGATTGCCACAAGAGACATCGGCTTCTTTGCTGCGGAGGCGTTCCATAATCCGGAGGAGTGGAATAAAAAGGCGAT GGTCTTTGAGAGGGTGACTGGTAAGCCGGTGCCGACCACGTGGGGATTGTTGGGAAAAGGATTGAAGACGGGAGTGAAGGAATTGGGCTCGATGGTGGAGTGGTTCGCCTCGGAGGAGTACAGAGCTGATCTGCGAAAGGTCAAGGAGGTGAATCCAGGGATGGTGGGCTTGGAGGAGTGGCTGAGAAAGAGCCCCTTTGTCAAAGGGAAGTAA
- a CDS encoding uncharacterized protein (EggNog:ENOG503Q0C6; COG:B) has product MGSAAAPTLMDDSEHPTDTAIPTSTTSLARLSCTSCRDRKQKCDRNLPVCRRCTSLRNDCVYPSSRKSGQGKRKQFRDLEAKLFQLEDQLRTIRHSADADRCNLPQTVRTAVSSNVVYSSPVGSSADQSWLSEATSQEGRDVGEPRSQQRQQLADWLANSELELTELDDAPLSRDLIEELTTLYFKNGYHCSPMIHPSRYLESSRSDVPSRQPPLFLQLVIMATGASTDPSHASLAMSLYRRARKLAEQDEAKEPNAFMLAHAQCWVLMANFEAQSTLFSRASLSLGKSIRIAQILNLHQLDRGPQPPSLFQSHLEPPSSRHLDWIEMEERRRTWWVIYSADRLVFATSALPSIIDDRMVHTLLPQPEEAFTSGSEEMPQEHTNTLHQALRERLPPVSRLGARALAAHLFYRAVDLETTEPRPEAQGEHNLESYWAQQQDVSNDLLALLISLPRDLRLPANIGCQDTIFIHVLIRTALMCLHKTAIRKAAEDGGRGTEASFVKAQGRSNLLAAAAQVIAIIRSIREEDLTEALKNPIQGYATYITSLVFLEDFALTRFEGSRANVVYLFDMLQRFSQTHPVARMLAGQLGHELERLEVVDTAMG; this is encoded by the exons ATGGGTTCCGCTGCTGCGCCGACGCTCATGGACGACTCTGAGCATCCTACCGACACAGCGATCCCAACATCCACAACTTCTTTGGCCCGGCTATCATGCACATCGTGTCGCGATAGAAAGCAAAAATGTGACCGGAACCTACCAGTTTGCCGTCGATGTACGAGCCTGCGTAATGATTGCGTTTATCCAAGTTCCAGAAAGTCAGGCCAGGGCAAGCGGAAGCAGTTTCGCGATCTGGAAGCTAAATTGT TCCAACTCGAGGACCAGCTCAGAACAATCAGACATTCGGCTGATGCAGACCGCTGCAATTTACCGCAGACGGTCAGAACAGCCGTCTCGTCGAATGTCGTCTATTCTTCCCCCGTGGGGTCAAGTGCGGACCAATCATGGCTGAGCGAGGCTACGAGTCAGGAAGGACGAGATGTCGGAGAGCCTCGAAGTCAACAACGTCAACAGCTGGCTGACTGGCTTGCCAATAGCGAACTGGAACTTACGGAGCTAGACGATGCCCCATTGTCACGCGACTTGATTGAGGAACT TACCACTTTATACTTCAAAAATGGCTATCACTGTTCCCCGATGATACACCCTTCTCGCTACTTAGAATCCTCGCGATCAGATGTTCCTTCTCGTCAGCCACCTTTGTTCCTCCAATTGGTGATCATGGCAACTGGAGCGAGTACCGACCCTTCACATGCCTCCTTAGCCATGTCTTTGTACCGTCGTGCTCGCAAACTTGCCGAGCAGGATGAAGCCAAG GAACCAAATGCATTCATGTTAGCTCATGCCCAATGCTGGGTGCTCATGGCCAACTTCGAGGCTCAAAGCACACTGTTTTCTCGCGCTTCCCTCAGCCTGGGGAAGAGTATCAGGATCGCTCAGATCCTTAATCTGCACCAACTCGACAGAGGTCCACAGCCACCATCTCTGTTTCAGTCTCATCTTGAGCCGCCGTCTTCGCGACACCTCGACTGGATTGAGATGGAGGAGCGCCGCAGAACCTGGTGGGTGATTTACTCTGCAGATCGGTTAGTTTTCGCAACCTCAGCGTTGCCTTCCATTATTGACGACCGGATGGTGCACACGCTGCTTCCTCAACCAGAGGAAGCCTTCACGAGCGGTAGCGAGGAGATGCCTCAAGAACACACAAACACTTTACACCAGGCATTGCGAGAGAGGTTACCACCCGTTTCGCGTCTGGGAGCACGTGCTCTCGCAGCTCATCTCTTTTATCGAGCTGTGGACTTGGAGACTACCGAGCCTCGGCCAGAGGCGCAGGGCGAGCACAACCTAGAATCTTATTGGGCTCAACAGCAAGACGTTAGCAATGATCTGCTtgccctcctcatcagcttACCCCGAGATCTCCGCCTCCCTGCCAATATTGGGTGTCAAGATACTATCTTTATCCACGTCCTGATACGTACCGCCTTGATGTGCCTTCACAAGACCGCAATACGCAAAGCAGCCGAAGATGGAGGGCGGGGGACCGAGGCAAGCTTTGTTAAGGCGCAGGGCCGGAGCAACTTGCTTGCTGCAGCTGCGCAagtcatcgccatcatccgATCAATCAGAGAGGAGGACTTGACCGAGGCACTGAAGAACCCGATCCAGGGCTACGCAACGTACATTACATCGCTGGTGTTTCTTGAAGACTTTGCGCTTACCCGATTTGAGGGCAGCAGGGCCAATGTTGTTTATCTCTTTGACATGTTGCAAAGGTTCAGTCAGACACACCCGGTGGCAAGAATGCTGGCTGGTCAGCTTGGTCACGAGCTGGAGAGACTTGAGGTTGTGGATACGGCTATGGGGTAG
- a CDS encoding uncharacterized protein (EggNog:ENOG503NX8D; COG:S) has protein sequence MSTQAETKAKAEALVPKFKFEKLLNQDQAGRRTSLLGTIDSLPALLILERAPFPSSPDYLASVPTTLQTLKNLGANDIYHWYLANSSSQNPSDETADLKINLIHPCTEKHIKKYSKQGVRLVSETPQIYLERVRPYMQAQRDAGRLNWVFNIVEGRTEVEDVIYRTPFDAASLNKEGFLLLPDLNWDRQTLDALHLLGLVERRDIWSLRDLKKKHIPWLNHMKEKFIEATTKVYPAIEADQLKLYVHYQPTYYHFHIHIVHVQLEAGATQATGKAVGLDSIISQLETMGGGDEAGMDRATMSYTLGEASDLWVEVFEPLKRAGGKASQSQ, from the exons ATGTCCACACAAGCAGAGACCAAAGCCAAAGCCGAGGCACTCGTGCCAAAGTTCAAGTTCGAAAAGCTGCTGAATCAAG ACCAAGCAGGCCGCcgaacctccctcctcggcacaATCGActctctccccgccctcctcatcctcgagcgtgcccccttcccatcctcccccgaTTACCTCGCCTCAGTCCCGACCACCCTCCAAACTCTCAAGAACCTAGGTGCTAATGACATCTACCACTGGTACCTCGCCAATTCCTCATCCCAGAACCCATCCGACGAGACGGCCGACCTCAagatcaacctcatccacccctGCACCGAAAAGCACATCAAGAAATACTCCAAACAGGGCGTCCGTCTCGTCTCCGAAACACCACAAATCTACCTCGAGCGTGTCAGGCCGTACATGCAAGCCCAGCGCGACGCCGGCCGTCTGAACTGGGTGTTCAATATTGTTGAAGGGAGGACTGAGGTCGAGGATGTCATCTACCGCACACCGTTCGATGCCGCTTCCCTCAACAAAGAAGGgttcttgttgctgcccGACCTGAACTGGGACCGCCAGACACTCGATGCGCTGCACTTGCTGGGTCTGGTGGAGAGAAGAGACATTTGGTCCTTGCGCGAcctgaaaaaaaaacacatcCCTTGGCTGAACCACATGAAGGAGAAGTTCATCGAGGCAACGACAAAGGTGTACCCAGCCATCGAGGCTGACCAGCTGAAACTCTATGTCCACTACCAGCCCACATATTACCACTTTCATATTCACATTGTGCACGTGCAGCTCGAGGCGGGCGCCACGCAGGCGACGGGTAAGGCGGTTGGATTAGATAGCATTATATCGCAGTTGGAGACGATGGGTGGCGGGGACGAAGCGGGCATGGACCGGGCTACAATGAGCTACACTCTGGGCGAGGCCAGCGATCTGTGGGTCGAGGTGTTCGAGCCGCTCAAGCGCGCCGGTGGTAAAGCTTCTCAATCGCAATGA
- a CDS encoding uncharacterized protein (EggNog:ENOG503P24I; COG:S) produces the protein MGMDEKYPAGNPGMPLIPPRRGLSPGRFLLAVAYLVVVGFIYCFFQQNPNHPLHSHTAHHHAAQQPSAPETVINMVEPSVKRGLVPLEAHIMSKCPDAKDCLRDLVLPVMQKTLDKVNFTLSFIGRPTEHDDGVACKHGAEECLGNIIELCAQSLYPDPKTYLGFVMCLTKDYRHIPQRGLIEDCALEHAIDFDKLNECATKDDGAYGMGMLRSSVRRTSAAGVTKSCTVRLNEEIYCVRDNGRWKECPHGSSVNDLVIAIEKLYHRRA, from the exons atgGGGATGGACGAGAAATACCCCGCTGGCAACCCCGGAATGCCGCTCATCCCACCGCGTCGCGGCCTCAGCCCAGGacgcttcctcctcgctgtcGCATATCTTGTCGTTGTCGGATTCATCTACTGCTTCTTCCAGCAGAACCCAAACCACCCGCTTCACTCACACACCGCCCATCACCATGCCGCTCAGCAACCCTCGGCGCCTGAGACGGTAATCAATATGGTGGAGCCTAGCGTcaaaagggggttggttcCTCTTGAGGCGCATATCATGTCCAAGTGCCCTGACGCGAAG GACTGCCTCCGCGATCTCGTTCTCCCTGTCATGCAGAAAACTCTCGACAAGGTCAACTTTACCCTCTCGTTCATCGGCCG ACCAACCGAACACGATGACGGAGTGGCTTGCAAGCATGGCGCAGAGGAGT GCCTCGGCAACATCATTGAGCTCTGCGCCCAAAGCCTTTACCCAGACCCGAAGACCTATCTCGGGTTCGTCATGTGCTTAACTAAGGACTACCGCCACATCCCCCAGCGCGGTTTGATCGAGGACTGCGCCCTCGAGCATGCCATCGACTTTGACAAGCTCAACGAGTGCGCCACTAAGGATGATGGCGCCTATGGGATGGGTATGCTCAGAAGCAGCGTCAGGAGAACCTCGGCGGCCGGCGTGACCAAGAGCTGCACCGTCCGCCTCAACGAGGAGATCTACTGCGTCCGCGATAACGGCCGATGGAAGGAATGCCCCCACGGTTCCAGCGTCAATGACCTCGTCATTGCGATTGAGAAGCTTTACCACCGGCGCGCTTGA